From Dermochelys coriacea isolate rDerCor1 chromosome 8, rDerCor1.pri.v4, whole genome shotgun sequence, the proteins below share one genomic window:
- the LPAR3 gene encoding lysophosphatidic acid receptor 3: MNECHYDKRMDFFYNMSNTDTVDEWSGTNLVIVLCFGTFFCLFIFISNSLVIAAVVKNKRFHFPFYYLLANLAAADFFAGIAYVYLMFNTGPVSKTLTVNRWFLRQGLLDTSLTASLANLFVIAVERHMSVVRMRIHSNLTKKRVTFLILLIWAIAIFMGAVPTLGWNCLCNISTCSSLAPIYSRSYLIFWTVSNLVVFFIMVVVYLRIYMYVQRKTNVLSPHTSGSISRRRTPMKLMKTVMTVLGAFVVCWTPGLVVLLLDGLNCTHCGVQHVKRWFLLLALLNSVMNPVIYSYKDDEMSNTMRRIMCCSSDDKSQERRSSRIPSTVLSRSTDTTSQYIEDSIIQGTISGKGNS; encoded by the exons atGAACGAATGCCACTATGATAAACGTATGGACTTTTTTTATAACATGAGCAACACTGACACAGTAGATGAGTGGTCAGGGACAAACCTTGttattgttttgtgttttgggACCTTCTTCtgcctgtttatttttatttcaaattcacTGGTCATAGCAGCTGTGGTCAAAAACAAAAGATTTCATTTCCCTTTCTACTATCTGCTGGCCAATCTAGCTGCTGCAGACTTTTTTGCTGGCATTGCCTATGTATATTTGATGTTCAACACTGGCCCTGTGTCCAAAACGCTAACTGTTAACCGATGGTTTTTGCGTCAGGGGCTTCTGGACACCAGCCTGACAGCTTCTCTGGCTAATTTATTTGTGATAGCTGTTGAGCGACACATGTCAGTAGTGCGGATGAGGATTCACAGTAACCTTACAAAGAAAAGAGtcacttttttaattttattgatcTGGGCCATTGCTATTTTTATGGGGGCTGTGCCTACTTTGGGTTGGAACTGCCTTTGCAATATCTCAACCTGTTCTTCCCTGGCTCCTATTTATAGCAGAAGTTATCTGATATTTTGGACTGTCTCCAATCTAGTTGTTTTCTTCATTATGGTGGTGGTTTACCTAAGAATCTACATGTACGTCCAGAGGAAAACTAATGTCTTATCTCCACACACTAGTGGATCCATCAGCCGTAGAAGGACACCAATGAAGCTTATGAAGACAGTCATGACCGTCTTAG gTGCATTTGTTGTCTGTTGGAcccctgggttggtggttctgttgctTGATGGTCTGAACTGCACTCATTGTGGGGTTCAGCATGTGAAAAGATGGTTCCTTCTCCTGGCCTTGCTCAACTCTGTCATGAATCCAGTCATTTACTCTTACAAAGATGATGAAATGTCCAACACCATGAGACGGATCATGTGCTGCTCTTCTGATGATAAAAGCCAGGAGAGACGATCTTCAAGGATTCCTTCAACAGTGCTCAGCAGGAGCACAGATACTACCAGTCAATATATTGAAGACAGCATTATTCAAGGGACTATCAGTGGCAAAGGAAACTCATGA